AGTGCGCAGAGCTGCCCGAATAGCAGCACAGAGCAAGCGGCTCACAGTGATGCTGCAGGGCGATCTCAGTGCAGAGGAGGTGACCTTTCCAGTGTCCGCAGAAGGACACAGTGTCACTTCATGCTGCCACCTGTAACCGAGTGTCCTTCCACAACTGTGCCATCAGCGGCACCAGAACTGACGGATTCAAAAGACAAGTGGGTGGGGGGCAGTAATGCATGGCAGCCACTATGTGGTCTTCCGGAATCCCTTTAAGATGGGGTAGATGTTTTCAAATGCTTCATAAATTTCTGCTCTAACTTTAGCACCTACAAAGACACATTGGAATAGAAATGAGATGGTTAAGTAACATTTCTCAAAATAGAAAGCAACATCGCTGCCTTAAAATAAAGTCGCAAGTACAGTTCTCCATACCCAGTTAAGACAAACTTgctgtgtataccaggctggaGGCCATGCTCTCCAGctcttgtttttaaaactttatttatttattgcatttttttaaaaaatgagagtggcagaggtggtggtgcacacctttaatcccagaactcgggaggcagaggcaggaggatctctgtgagtttgaggctagcccagtctacagagcgagttccaggacaggcccccaaagctactgagaaaccctatcttaaaaactattaatatacatataataaaaatacaccTGGTGACTTTTAACACCCTAGACCACCATTTCCTCACCATAGTTGGTCCTGGCCAGGATCCACAAGTCAGCAAGGCAATACCCACCCCCTAGCCCACAGTTCTTTCCCACACTTGGTCCTGAGTGGCATGGTAACTTGCAAGCATTGAGGACTGAAGCCTTACTCTCCCAACTGCTGGTGTTCAGTGGCACTCCTCTCAGCCTTGTTACCTCAGAATGGTACCTAGTAACCCCAAGTTCCAGGGGCTAATGCCACTGAGAACAGTCACTTACTAATGTTCCCTCTCTACCTGCTGCCATGACGCATACTCTAGCTGAAGACCACAACTGTAGCAGGACTCTGCTGTTCTCACTCTTCCCCCTTTCTCATGGGGGTCAGGATGGGAagcaaaatgtaaacaaaaacatCTTTACAAGAGGCTAGACAACTGTCCCAACACAGAAACGCTATCCCAAAATTCCCTGCAATTTTGGTACACTACTTTCTTTTTAACTTACCTGTTAATACAACTTttccagaaacaaaaataaggagAACAATTCTTGGTTTGATCATTCTATAGATTAATCCAGGAAATAATTCTGGCTCATAGCTAGAAAGGAAATGTGAAGTCATCAGTTTTTGTATGAACACAATGAGGCCTTGTGAAGTACTGGAAATACTGAGTGAACAAGTCAGATGCCTACAAACAGGACACACGAGATGAAAACATTTTCACCAAGCAAGAGCCGCATGTCATGGACATGACGACCAACGACATGCTGTCCTATCACGTAATGCTGTCTTCACAGAATCCTCATTCTCTGATAAAGACAAGAGGGTATACTCATTCTCTGATCCTCATTAGATTCACTCTGGGCAGGTCTAGGGATAGTAGTCTATAAAAAAATCTCACCACTCGTCTTAAAAGCTGAGAGTGGCAGTCAGTCAGCCTGGTGATCATATCTTCCCTCCTGGACAGGAATGTTCTAGAGCTGTTAGCTTTTCTAACAGGGTGACTTAACCAGAGTGACAAACCAAATACGAGCTCAAAGATGAGCCTACACCCTGAACTGACATTAATTAATGAAATTCTATCCTAGTGATTTTGGGTTTATTAGTTCAATCTGATAAAAGGACCTGTCTGTTTTATGTGTGACTTGGAAATAAATGCAGGGCAGGCCTCCATGAAGAAGAGCAACATTGAATGGATATCTAAAGCTCAAACAGGAGTTCTATGTTGAAAATTGAACCTAATGTGCCAGGTAAAAAATTGCCCTGGGCAAAGGCCCTGGAGCAAGAGGAGTATGGTGCAGctgcaaacaggaaacagatacCGAGACGAGGCTGTGAACAGGGGTGCTGAGGAAGTGCTCACCAGAGAATGACAAGCAATCATAATGGACAGCTCATCCCTGCTGCCATCTTATCCTCTGCTAGTAATGTTGACAAAGAAGATTCAAACCGGGAGAAAAGTGGTAAAGAAACTACAAATTCATGTATTTAAATGTCTTTACTGACTAACAAAGTGATAAGGCAAAATGATAAGTGAACGTAAGTCACTCCAGTGAAGAGGCATCTGGGTGTCACTAAGTGACTAGGGGAATAAGAGCTGTGAGGGCAGCAGAAAGTGCAGTATAATTGCTTACTAGTAGCACATTCAACTTGCAACTACATCATAGACTTAGAAACTGAATGTCTTAAATGTGCTTCTATAAATGGATTCCTCTCAGACCTACCTACTGAACTGCTGGTGGGTCAGCACAAGGCCTTCCAGCCTTATGGGGAACTTCACATCACAGCTTCCCACCATGTTTTGGATCTTGAAGTCTAAGAACTTAGCTGGGAACCCCAACTTCTGCACAACTCTAGCATATTTTCTCGCTGCTAATCTGGATTGTTCTTCACTGCAGGAAGGATAAACAGTAAGTTATGTGCTGAACCCTAatggaataataataattaagaataaCTTAAACAGAGTCTAAATTGGAAAACGAATTAAACTATCATTGTGTCTTTAACAGAAACCATATTCTACCAAAACATCAGCCATGAACTTACGACATTACTGACAAGTCCTAGATGTAAAGGACGTGATGTAGCATATGATTCAGTTATGATCACTGTTAATACATTCTGACCCACAAATTTCTACTGAGATGAAaacttcattttcataaaaaaaaaattactaaggtTAGATGGtcgtggctcatacctttaatcccagcacttgggatgcagaggcaggtggatctctgagttcgaggtcagcatggtctacagagtgagttccaagacagtcagagctaccctgagaaaccctgactcaaaaaacaaaacaaaacaccaaaagcaaaaataaaaattaaaaaaaaaaaaagtatactaGCAAAATTTACTATTGACAAATATACACATTCTATTCCCTTACATCAAATTTCTGTCCATTCTTAGGACACCATTATTGGGTGAAACTCTGACTTTCCAACTTACAGAGTTTTCATCTGAAAAGCAGGAATGCAAATACAATGCTACAACCAAAGTATCAGGGTCACAAAGTAAGAAGATGCTATTCAAAGTGATTAGGATAGTCCAgctggccggtggtggcgcacgcctttaattccagcaatcgggaggcagaggcaggcagatttttgtgagtttgaagccagcctggtctacagagcgagttccaggatagtcaggactacacagagaaaccctgtcccgaaacaaacaaatcaaaagcgCTAGCCTGATAATAGCAACCCCCAGAAACAAACCCTTAAGGTACCTCTTGGCTCCGGTGCACACCATTTTTCCAGAGCTGAAAATCAGCGCAGTTGTTCGTGGCTCTCTTATTCTCATGATGACAGCAGCAAACCGCTAAAATGGTCAGAAAGAAGCATTAAAGCTGCGCTTTAATTTCTGATTAGTTTCTGTGAGCGAAGAAAGCTCAAGTATTGTAGATCCTGGGTGAAACTCTCCTGGCTACACCAGATATTCCTGTCAATGTATTTAAAAAGTATctttgtgcacgcctttaaatcccagcacccaggaggcagaggcaggcgggatctctgtgagttcaggatcagtctggtctataaagtgagttccaggacaggctccaaaaactacacagagaaaccctgccttgaaaaaccaaaaccaaccaaacaaaagtatcttttaaaatgtttttgtttcttattcttttcctCACACTTATCTACGTTTTTTGGGTATTTCTTTATTGGGCAGTTTTAAAAAATCTCCTgatcttttctcctttctgctcTTTTGAACTTTCCAAGTTTGTCCAAATAAAGCAATCCATTAGTACCAAAGTAAGCACTGCAGAAAATACTGACGGACTGctacacacaaagtaaaagacagacagagagctcTTATGAGGAACAGATGGATAAATGAGAACCAAGAAAGAATCAACCATGCAGATTCAGTAAACTCCTAGCGATGATAGCTGAGAAAGccaaccaagaaaaacaatcaacaaaattCTAGAAACCAGATAGTATTTTTTAGTAAGAGCTCCAAATGTAAATGGTCTTACCTATCCAATTAAAAGACAAAGACTAGTTGTTTTTCTAATCTCACCATTTGCTGactgcaagaaacacacctcaatggCAAGGACACTTGCAAATTCAAAGTAAAAGCAAGGAAAATGATACACAAagcaaatggaaacagaaaagaaacagaggtaGGCTTCGAGCCAAAAATAGACAAGATGAGGCTACCATCTTAATATGGTGACTGGTTCATCAAGTAGATATAAGAGCTGCATatactaaaaataacaaaaacttggTTAACTAAAAGTGAACAGGGGCCAATTTGAGTCTTTGTAGTTAAATTTTCTGGTTAGCCTTATATTCAACTAAAAACCTGGCTATGAAATAGGGCTCACGTGTTTCCTACATTTAAAACAGTTCTTTTCCTCAATCTAGATGCTGTCACATTGCCAGTTTCAAGATGACACACAACTGATGAAATCACAGTACAAAGCTGGGCACAGTAAAatgcacttttaattccagcattcaggaggtgaaGACAAAagggtctgagtttgaggccataaaaatgaaatcatagtaTAAAGTAGCAACCCTATTACAGATAGAAACACAAGGCAGGCAAACATCTAGAACAGTTTTGAAACCTGGGACTCTCTTGGTTTGGCTATGCACCTGGCAGCCCGAGACCCTTACCTGCATGAAAAATACATATACAGCCTTCCCCAAACCTAGAAAGACTCccacctacacagacacacacacacacacacacacacacagagcacacttCAAACAATGGACTAGGTTTCTCCTTCCCTTGATGATCATCAAACACAGTCACTCAATCATACTCCACTTGTGTCCAAGTACAAGGCAGGGAGTGGGTAGGGCTGACTGATTCAGTCTGAATGTTTTTTGGTGCAATAAGGCAAACTGTGTCCTCTGAGTAACCTTTTAAGGGGAATCCCCTACTGCCACCTTCTGCCCACGTAAAATTGGGCATGCATGTCATTAATACCAGTTGTATCATGGGAGGAGACAACAGGTAAGTTACATAACTTGAATCCGTTTGTCAAATAGAAAAACACACCCCTAACAACCAACTCCCTTTCCTTTAGAAGAACCTAGAAAATAGTGCCCCAGAAGGGATCTGGGACTCGAGTCCTTTCACACTCATGTGGCTGATCTGTACTAATGCCTATAAATGAATTCCACCAGTATCAGAAGTGTGAGGCTCTTCACAAGAGGTCACCTAAGGAGGAGCTCCCACAGGAAGAAGTCAGAGACTCTATGGCCAACCTCAACTTACAGGATACAACAAAGGGGGAGAACTGAGACTCACTGGTGAAGACAATGGACAAAACTAAAGCTAGGGTACGGAGACCAACAGCCAGGTTAAGGCCCAGAAAACTGTAAGGCTTCCAGGGACTTTACTAGAACTGTGGTCCTCAATGACTTATCAACTGTAAAAGGACAAAAAGCCTGATTACAATCACAAGTCTTTGGCCTTGCTAGACCAGTGTTCTACCACCAAGCCAGACTCTTAAATTCCTGCAATTTCTCTATCAGAAAAGCCATTTGTGTCCATACCACCACATGTAATTTTGTCTATCAGCAAACCTTCAAAGTTACACAAAGGTGGGAAAACGTGTAATAAACTTGTACTTACAGCCAACAATTATTAATCACTGACCAACCTTTCTCCACCTATGCAATCCATCCCCAGCTCTCCCACAGGATTATGGACTGGGTACCACAGATATGTCATCAGATATGCTTCAGGATATAAATGGGATATTCTGTTTTCCAACTTCTTGTGGTACTCTCCACAACATAAGTGTATGTAAACTTAGTTTATTATATGGATTTCTACAAATGGAGGGGGATATACATAGTAGGTATTCAATAAAACACAAGTTGAAGAACTGAgaatgcagagacaggtggaactctgcgattcaaggccagtgtggtccacagagcaagttccaggacagccagggctacacagagaaaccatgccttgataaacaaaacaacaacaacagtttAGTTTAGTGGGCAGCACTGCCCTAGTATGGTTGAGGTCCTAGTTAAAATCCCAATATTGcaaaaacaggaaaacagaacaaaatgaaaagtccCAGAATGAACCTTTCCTAGACACTGATCATAAACATAACACTACTCATTTTGCTTGAATCAAGAAACAAGCACAATACAAACTTTCTCACCTACAGATTTAcgaagaattttctgtttatcttaCACAGTCTCAAACACATGAAAATGGGGCTGACCTTGGGATTATATTCAGCATTTCTGGCACGAAGTGCAATGGTCTTTAGGTCAAGTTTACATCCAAGATTCACCGTGGATACAATATTtctataagaaatttaaaaacataattacttaaaatatttaacttttaaacaaAGAGGGCAATGGTCTTTAGGTCAAGTTTACAACCAAGATTTGCTATGAATATAATATTTCTGCAAgaaatttggaaagaaaacatgatttaGATTGATGATCCATTATTTTTCACCAGGctttagtaataataaaaatgacaaaaccaaacaaaaaactctgctgactctaaatgttttaaaaagtgccACATACCAGATATTCCCACTTAATACCCAAAACGTACTATGATGTGGTAACTGTTATTTCCATAATCAGACAAAGCAACTGAGCCTCCATGGAATGTACTGCGTTTGGCTTGGGATGCACATGACTCCCAAGTGGAGGAGCCAGAACTTGCGTGTCTCAGGAACCATACTTTCCTGAGCTCTCAAATACTACCAACTATTAAGCTCACTATTAAGTCATTATGGTAAAAACAGAAAGATGTGGATTTTCTCAATCTTCCCAAAATGGAATTCAATGTCTTTAGCAAGGGAAGAAAATACCTGTACTCTGTTCTGTAGTTACCACTGTAAGTTATGTTAAACAGAATCATCACTAGCAGGCTAGGGAGACAGCTCCATTTGTAAAGAGCTTgtggagttcaatccccagaacccgtgAGAGTGATAACGTGCACTTGCAATCCTAGTGCcaaggagacagagaggcagattTCTGAGGCTCATTGAATAGTCAGCTTAGCCCAACCAGCAGTGACCAGGATGGAGATATGATTCTTGAGGTTCTCCTCCAGCATACATAGGgaagtgcatgcacacatgcacagaattcATCATTCCCCACCTGGCTCTAAAAGACTGTTTCATGCCACTGAATCCCAGTCTCAAGGCATTCTATGCagtaacagggtttctctgtgtagccctggcagggctggaactcactctgtaaaccaggctggctctgaactcacagagatcttccagcctctggctcccaagtacATGCTCTGTGGCTATGGAAATAAGGGTACATCCTAGGCTGGTTCTAATAGATGAAAAATTAGTGTGGAGCAGTACGGACTGTGTCTAGAGGAGAGCTACCAGGGCTTATCTCTCTAAgattataaaaatcaaaagtaatcTTAAAATTGTATATAGGCAATGTGTAATAGTCAAGATTCAAGATTATATACCATGTAGCTTAAAAATGATCTGGCACGGCTTACAAAAGACAATTATGTATGTAAAAAGAAAGTTGATCTCAAAGTAGGGAAGATCAGCTAACACAAACTGAACAGTGTTGTCTGCAAAGTGTTGCCAGGCTATCAGCTTCCTTAAATGAAATCTACACACTTGTTACTGAGGAATATCTAGATTTCGGTTGtttcaggaagaaataaaaaaagcccGTGCCTCCTACCCCTTAACATGTGGGAACTACTTCACTTAAGCAGAAACATATTTCAAGACAAGAACTGCCATCctcgaggcaggcagatctctgtgagttcgagaccagcctggtctacagagctagttccaggacaggctccaaacccacagagaaaccctgtctcgaaaaaccaaaaaaaaaaaaaaaaaaaaaaaaaaaaaaaagaactgccaTCCTCACAAATCTCCAAAGATTGGACAAGCCTGTGATACAACTGGCTGTAACTCAGACAATTAGCTACAGGGAATGTCCACAGTATTGATGAAACTCAACTTCATTTCAGCAGCCCCAACACATAAACACAACTCCATTTCTAAGGAAAGGCTCTGCTGAGAACACTGCCTCACTCTGTGGCTTTAATTCCTTGCCAAGAGCAGATGAAGCCGCACTATAACAGAATTACCTTAAGTAAATCCACTGTCTGAAAGCAAATAGTGTAATACCATTGAAAGCCTCCTCTGGTGCAGGGGACAGAGACCATAAAAaacgtgtgcgcatgtgtgcacacacactggaAGAGGGAAAGCGAGAGCACACACGCTAAGAGGTACTCACTGCAACTGTGGTATGATCCCAGAGCTCTCAGAGGCTGGTGTGGCAGGAGTGATCGGGGTCATAGGGGTCATTGGTGAAGGATACAAGGGGGTGGTGCCTGGCAAGGGTGCAGTGGTCAGAGTCTGGGAATGGAAGATCTGTGGAGTCTGGCCTGAGGCACCCTGTGTGGGCTGCTGAGATGCTGATTGCTGAACTGAGGCTGCTGCAGTTGCtactgcctgctgctgctgctgctgttgctgctgttgctgctgctgtctttgttgctcttccaaaatGGACAGACTATTGGTGTTCTGAATAGGCTGTGGAGTAAGTCCTGTGCCATAAGGCATCATTGGACTAAAGATAGGGATTCCAGGAGTCATGGCTCCCTGTGGAAAACAGAGAATGATTAAGACGTTAATGTTTAGCAGTATAGGCTCTTTCCTACTGGAATCCAGGTAAAATGTAAAACCTGATGCTTTCTGAATATAATAGGTCTTAAATTACTAGGAAAGagtttggccgggcagtggtggcgcacgcctttaatcccagcacttgggaggcagaggcaggcggatctctgtgagttcgagaccagcctgaactacaagagctagttccaggacaggctccaaaaccacagagaaaccctgtctcgaaaaaccaagaaaaaaaaaaaaaaaaaaaaaaaaagaatttggtacCCTGAGATGTATCACTTTTCTTCTGTGGCACTAAACACAGCAGATGAGTACTTAGCATCTAGAGTCTGTTATTTATAATATACAAGACAGATGCTTAGCCACCCAAGCATATCTAGACAGTAAGGACAAGGCAAAGGTTCATGTCCCTATGTAAAGTGCAACCCAGTCTATCAGGATTAGCTACCAAAGCCTGTTAAATACTGTTAACTGCCTTTTCTATAATGCTTCTGTCTTACAAGTACTGCTAGATTTAGTAACTATTTATGTGGAAGTAGGAAGAAAAAAGACGGCAAATTAATACTGAATTAGTAACAAATAATCTAGGTCTAATTCTATtgcaaccacacacacattttatataaaaattaatgtttaaCTTTGTAAGCAGATTTTGTTGCCATCTTGGGCTAGGGAGGTGACTGCAACAGAGTCAAGAAGGAATCTTCTtgagtaaattaaataaatgttctacAGCTCACACAGATGGACGTCTTCTAAATTAGGTTCCAAATAAACTCCCCAAGCAGAAACGCATCATGCCTACCCAAAGCAGAAACTTCCACAAAGTAAAACAAGCTTGAGAAACATACAAATCCATGTTCAAATCTGGGTGGCTAAAGTGTaccttcttctgctttctcttaaTGGGATTATGTCAGCTCTCCTTGCCCCCACTTCTTGCTCTTTTACCTGTGGGGAGGCCAAGCCCTGAGCATAAGGAGGAAGGCTGTTGTTCTGGTCCATGATTCTCACTTCCTTCAGTGTTCAGATTTTTCCTAGAGCATCCTCTGCAAATTCTCCTTAGAAACGTCCTTAACTTTCCAGGTTATTTCCACACACCATGAAACAGTGATGctgtgtttgaaaaaaaaatgttttaagtttaatCAAGTTTCATGTTcatacaaaatacacacacacgccaagtggtggtggtgtaagcctttaattccagcactccaggaggcagaagcaggcagatctctgagttcgagatcagtctggatacagaacaagttctaggacaggcaccaaagctacagagaaaccttatctcaaaaaacttgaaatacaaacaacaaaaccaaaacacatatACAAGCTATCTTGGAGAAATCTATATCCTTTAAGTCCAAAAGCCTAgggataatatattttttaatcccAAAAGCCTAGTCCATGTTTCCTGTGATTCATATAAAACTGCCAACAAAACTATGTTACTATGGAGTTAAATATTCTAATAGTACTTAAAAGTAAGGTGTTAAGATCAGTAATAAAAACTTTTGGAAAAAGGGCTGCCAAGAATGGCTCAGCAAGTACAGGCTGTCAATTCTGACACTCGGAATGTACCcatatggtgaaaggagagaacagattctcACAGGCTGACTGTTGACATAAATGTAATTCACTTTATATTTtctatgtgtgggtattttgcctgcatgtatgcctgtgtaccacttgcatgcctggtaccaGCAAAGGCCCAGAAGAGagggtcagatgccctggaactggaattaacagatggttgtgagccaccatggggtcatatatatacttaaaataaatatgaGTCTTTGGATAAACAACTTGTAACTTTGAAACCTGTATGCTATAAATGTTTAGATTAAGATCAAATtgtagggcaggagagatggctccaacctgggttctctggacgagcaggcagtgctttaacctccgagccatctttTTTAAGAGTCAGAATCAGGGACCAGCCCTTTGTAACAACCCCCAGCAAAAGATCTTTTGGGCGGTATGGGAGAACACCTAGGGAAAACAAATTCCTAAGTGAACTGTACTATCAGACAACACTTATTAAGTACTGTTTATATAGCACTATTAGATCAATGCTGGTTTTTAAATATTCTGCTCTGTTTTATACCCTTCCCAATGTCTCAAGCATAAAGTGGCATAAATATTAAACTGGATATAATATGCTTTAGGTAATCATTTTTTTGTGTTCCAATTTTAATTAAAGACAGATTaaacaattaattttataaatgcaaTGTTCTTAACTCCTTAGAACACATTAATAAAAACTATGTCTGGAACTGGGCTTCTTAAATCATCATCTCTTTGGTGATCATGGATA
This genomic window from Chionomys nivalis chromosome 2, mChiNiv1.1, whole genome shotgun sequence contains:
- the Tbp gene encoding TATA-box-binding protein isoform X1, which gives rise to MDQNNSLPPYAQGLASPQGAMTPGIPIFSPMMPYGTGLTPQPIQNTNSLSILEEQQRQQQQQQQQQQQQQAVATAAASVQQSASQQPTQGASGQTPQIFHSQTLTTAPLPGTTPLYPSPMTPMTPITPATPASESSGIIPQLQNIVSTVNLGCKLDLKTIALRARNAEYNPKRFAAVIMRIREPRTTALIFSSGKMVCTGAKSEEQSRLAARKYARVVQKLGFPAKFLDFKIQNMVGSCDVKFPIRLEGLVLTHQQFSSYEPELFPGLIYRMIKPRIVLLIFVSGKVVLTGAKVRAEIYEAFENIYPILKGFRKTT
- the Tbp gene encoding TATA-box-binding protein isoform X2 — encoded protein: MDQNNSLPPYAQGLASPQGAMTPGIPIFSPMMPYGTGLTPQPIQNTNSLSILEEQQRQQQQQQQQQQQQQAVATAAASVQQSASQQPTQGASGQTPQIFHSQTLTTAPLPGTTPLYPSPMTPMTPITPATPASESSGIIPQLQNIVSTVNLGCKLDLKTIALRARNAEYNPKRFAAVIMRIREPRTTALIFSSGKMVCTGAKSYEPELFPGLIYRMIKPRIVLLIFVSGKVVLTGAKVRAEIYEAFENIYPILKGFRKTT